The following are encoded together in the Equus quagga isolate Etosha38 chromosome 15, UCLA_HA_Equagga_1.0, whole genome shotgun sequence genome:
- the LIMK2 gene encoding LIM domain kinase 2 isoform X3, with amino-acid sequence MGSYLSVPAYFTSRDPFRCSECQDSLTNWYYEKDGKLYCHKDYWGKFGEFCHGCSLLMTGPVMVAGEFKYHPECFACMSCKVIIEDGDAYALVQHATLYCGKCHNEVVLAPMFERLSTESVQDQLPYSVTHISMPATTEGRRGFSVSVESGCSNYATTVQVKEVNRMHISPNNRNAIHPGDRILEINGTPVRTLRVEEVEDAISQTSQTLQLLIEHDPVSQRLDHLRLDARLSPHMQNTRHSHTLSTLDTKENLEGTLRRRSLRRSNSISKSPGPSSPKEPLLLSRDISRSESLRCSSSYSQQIFRPCDLIHGEVLGKGFFGQAIKVTHKATGKVMVMKELIRCDEETQKTFLTEVKVMRSLDHPNVLKFIGVLYKDKKLNLLTEYIEGGTLKDFLRSVDPFPWQQKVSFAKGIASGMAYLHSMCIIHRDLNSHNCLIKLDKTVVVADFGLSRLIVEERKRPPVEKATTKKRTLRKNDRKKRYTVVGNPYWMAPEMLNGKSYDETVDVFSFGIVLCEIIGQVYADPDCLPRTLDFGLNVKLFWEKFVPTDCPPAFFPLAAICCKLEPESRPAFSKLEDSFEALSLYLGELGIPLPAELEELDHTVSMQYGLTRDSPP; translated from the exons ATGGGGAGTTACTTGTCCGTCCCGGCTTACTTCACCTCCAGAGACCCCTTTCG GTGTTCAGAATGCCAGGATTCCCTCACCAACTGGTACTACGAGAAGGATGGGAAGCTTTATTGCCACAAGGACTACTGGGGGAAGTTTGGGGAGTTCTGCCATGGGTGCTCTCTGCTGATGACAGGGCCCGTAATG GTGGCCGGGGAGTTCAAGTACCACCCAGAGTGCTTTGCCTGCATGAGCTGCAAGGTGATCATCGAGGATGGGGACGCATATGCCCTGGTGCAGCACGCCACCCTCTACTG TGGGAAGTGCCACAATGAGGTGGTGCTGGCACCCATGTTTGAGAGGCTCTCCACGGAGTCTGTTCAGGACCAGCTGCCCTACTCCGTGACACACATCTCCATGCCAGCCACCACTGAGGGCAGGCGGGGCTTCTCCGTGTCCGTGGAGAGTGGCTGCTCCAACTACGCCACCACTGTGCAAGTAAAAGA GGTCAACCGGATGCACATCAGTCCCAACAACCGCAACGCCATCCACCCTGGGGACCGCATCCTGGAGATCAATGGGACCCCCGTCCGCACACTCCGAGTGGAGGAG GTAGAGGATGCAATTAGCCAGACCAGCCAGACGCTCCAGCTCTTGATTGAACACGACCCCGTCTCCCAGCGCCTGGACCACCTGCGGCTGGATGCCCGGCTCTCTCCCCACATGCAGAACACCAGACACTCCCATACCCTCAGCACCCTGGACACCAAGGAGAATTTGGAAGGGACGCTGAGGAGACGTTCTCTGAG GCGCAGTAACAGCATATCCAAGTCCCCTGGCCCCAGCTCCCCAAAGGAGCCCCTGCTGCTTAGCCGTGACATTAGCCGCTCAGAATCCCTCCGCTGTTCCAGCAGCTACTCACAGCAGATCTTCCGGCCATGTGACCTGATCCACGGGGAGGTCCTGGGGAAGGGCTTCTTTGGGCAGGCCATCAAG GTGACGCACAAAGCCACGGGCAAAGTGATGGTCATGAAGGAGTTAATTCGGTGTGACGAGGAGACACAGAAGACTTTCCTGACTGAG gtgaAGGTGATGCGCAGCCTGGACCACCCCAATGTGCTCAAGTTCATTGGCGTGCTGTACAAGGACAAGAAGCTGAACTTGCTGACAGAGTACATTGAGGGGGGCACGCTGAAGGACTTTCTGCGCAGTGTG GACCCGTTCCCCTGGCAGCAGAAGGTCAGCTTTGCCAAAGGCATCGCCTCTGGAATG GCCTATTTGCATTCCATGTGTATCATCcaccgggatctgaactcacacAACTGCCTCATCAAACTG GACAAGACCGTGGTGGTGGCAGACTTTGGGCTGTCACGGCTCATAGTCGAGGAGAGGAAAAGGCCCCCAGTGGAGAAGGCCACCACCAAGAAACGTACCTTGCGCAAGAACGACCGTAAGAAGCGCTACACGGTGGTGGGAAACCCCTACTGGATGGCCCCTGAGATGCTGAACG GAAAGAGCTACGATGAGACAGTGGATGTCTTCTCTTTTGGGATCGTTCTCTGCGAG ATCATTGGGCAGGTGTATGCAGATCCTGATTGCCTGCCCCGAACACTGGACTTTGGCCTCAACGTGAAGCTTTTCTGGGAGAAGTTTGTCCCCACAGACTGCCCCCCAGCCTTCTTCCCCCTGGCTGCCATCTGCTGCAAACTGGAGCCTGAGAGCAG ACCGGCGTTCTCAAAACTGGAGGACTCCTTTGAGGCCCTCTCCCTGTACCTTGGAGAGCTGGGCATCCCACTGCCTgcagagctggaggagctggaccACACTGTGAGCATGCAGTATGGCCTGACCCGGGACTCACCCCCCTaa
- the LIMK2 gene encoding LIM domain kinase 2 isoform X2: MSPCGNLPGGKWPGILMPLRLLQRERCSECQDSLTNWYYEKDGKLYCHKDYWGKFGEFCHGCSLLMTGPVMVAGEFKYHPECFACMSCKVIIEDGDAYALVQHATLYCGKCHNEVVLAPMFERLSTESVQDQLPYSVTHISMPATTEGRRGFSVSVESGCSNYATTVQVKEVNRMHISPNNRNAIHPGDRILEINGTPVRTLRVEEVEDAISQTSQTLQLLIEHDPVSQRLDHLRLDARLSPHMQNTRHSHTLSTLDTKENLEGTLRRRSLRRSNSISKSPGPSSPKEPLLLSRDISRSESLRCSSSYSQQIFRPCDLIHGEVLGKGFFGQAIKVTHKATGKVMVMKELIRCDEETQKTFLTEVKVMRSLDHPNVLKFIGVLYKDKKLNLLTEYIEGGTLKDFLRSVDPFPWQQKVSFAKGIASGMAYLHSMCIIHRDLNSHNCLIKLDKTVVVADFGLSRLIVEERKRPPVEKATTKKRTLRKNDRKKRYTVVGNPYWMAPEMLNGKSYDETVDVFSFGIVLCEIIGQVYADPDCLPRTLDFGLNVKLFWEKFVPTDCPPAFFPLAAICCKLEPESRPAFSKLEDSFEALSLYLGELGIPLPAELEELDHTVSMQYGLTRDSPP, translated from the exons ATGAGCCCCTGCGGGAATCTGCCAGGGGGCAAGTGGCCCGGAATCCTCATGCCCCTCCGGCTGCTCCAGAGGGAGAG GTGTTCAGAATGCCAGGATTCCCTCACCAACTGGTACTACGAGAAGGATGGGAAGCTTTATTGCCACAAGGACTACTGGGGGAAGTTTGGGGAGTTCTGCCATGGGTGCTCTCTGCTGATGACAGGGCCCGTAATG GTGGCCGGGGAGTTCAAGTACCACCCAGAGTGCTTTGCCTGCATGAGCTGCAAGGTGATCATCGAGGATGGGGACGCATATGCCCTGGTGCAGCACGCCACCCTCTACTG TGGGAAGTGCCACAATGAGGTGGTGCTGGCACCCATGTTTGAGAGGCTCTCCACGGAGTCTGTTCAGGACCAGCTGCCCTACTCCGTGACACACATCTCCATGCCAGCCACCACTGAGGGCAGGCGGGGCTTCTCCGTGTCCGTGGAGAGTGGCTGCTCCAACTACGCCACCACTGTGCAAGTAAAAGA GGTCAACCGGATGCACATCAGTCCCAACAACCGCAACGCCATCCACCCTGGGGACCGCATCCTGGAGATCAATGGGACCCCCGTCCGCACACTCCGAGTGGAGGAG GTAGAGGATGCAATTAGCCAGACCAGCCAGACGCTCCAGCTCTTGATTGAACACGACCCCGTCTCCCAGCGCCTGGACCACCTGCGGCTGGATGCCCGGCTCTCTCCCCACATGCAGAACACCAGACACTCCCATACCCTCAGCACCCTGGACACCAAGGAGAATTTGGAAGGGACGCTGAGGAGACGTTCTCTGAG GCGCAGTAACAGCATATCCAAGTCCCCTGGCCCCAGCTCCCCAAAGGAGCCCCTGCTGCTTAGCCGTGACATTAGCCGCTCAGAATCCCTCCGCTGTTCCAGCAGCTACTCACAGCAGATCTTCCGGCCATGTGACCTGATCCACGGGGAGGTCCTGGGGAAGGGCTTCTTTGGGCAGGCCATCAAG GTGACGCACAAAGCCACGGGCAAAGTGATGGTCATGAAGGAGTTAATTCGGTGTGACGAGGAGACACAGAAGACTTTCCTGACTGAG gtgaAGGTGATGCGCAGCCTGGACCACCCCAATGTGCTCAAGTTCATTGGCGTGCTGTACAAGGACAAGAAGCTGAACTTGCTGACAGAGTACATTGAGGGGGGCACGCTGAAGGACTTTCTGCGCAGTGTG GACCCGTTCCCCTGGCAGCAGAAGGTCAGCTTTGCCAAAGGCATCGCCTCTGGAATG GCCTATTTGCATTCCATGTGTATCATCcaccgggatctgaactcacacAACTGCCTCATCAAACTG GACAAGACCGTGGTGGTGGCAGACTTTGGGCTGTCACGGCTCATAGTCGAGGAGAGGAAAAGGCCCCCAGTGGAGAAGGCCACCACCAAGAAACGTACCTTGCGCAAGAACGACCGTAAGAAGCGCTACACGGTGGTGGGAAACCCCTACTGGATGGCCCCTGAGATGCTGAACG GAAAGAGCTACGATGAGACAGTGGATGTCTTCTCTTTTGGGATCGTTCTCTGCGAG ATCATTGGGCAGGTGTATGCAGATCCTGATTGCCTGCCCCGAACACTGGACTTTGGCCTCAACGTGAAGCTTTTCTGGGAGAAGTTTGTCCCCACAGACTGCCCCCCAGCCTTCTTCCCCCTGGCTGCCATCTGCTGCAAACTGGAGCCTGAGAGCAG ACCGGCGTTCTCAAAACTGGAGGACTCCTTTGAGGCCCTCTCCCTGTACCTTGGAGAGCTGGGCATCCCACTGCCTgcagagctggaggagctggaccACACTGTGAGCATGCAGTATGGCCTGACCCGGGACTCACCCCCCTaa
- the LIMK2 gene encoding LIM domain kinase 2 isoform X1, whose amino-acid sequence MAEEAGEDAWRCQGCGDHVAPSQRLYRTVNEAWHSSCFRCSECQDSLTNWYYEKDGKLYCHKDYWGKFGEFCHGCSLLMTGPVMVAGEFKYHPECFACMSCKVIIEDGDAYALVQHATLYCGKCHNEVVLAPMFERLSTESVQDQLPYSVTHISMPATTEGRRGFSVSVESGCSNYATTVQVKEVNRMHISPNNRNAIHPGDRILEINGTPVRTLRVEEVEDAISQTSQTLQLLIEHDPVSQRLDHLRLDARLSPHMQNTRHSHTLSTLDTKENLEGTLRRRSLRRSNSISKSPGPSSPKEPLLLSRDISRSESLRCSSSYSQQIFRPCDLIHGEVLGKGFFGQAIKVTHKATGKVMVMKELIRCDEETQKTFLTEVKVMRSLDHPNVLKFIGVLYKDKKLNLLTEYIEGGTLKDFLRSVDPFPWQQKVSFAKGIASGMAYLHSMCIIHRDLNSHNCLIKLDKTVVVADFGLSRLIVEERKRPPVEKATTKKRTLRKNDRKKRYTVVGNPYWMAPEMLNGKSYDETVDVFSFGIVLCEIIGQVYADPDCLPRTLDFGLNVKLFWEKFVPTDCPPAFFPLAAICCKLEPESRPAFSKLEDSFEALSLYLGELGIPLPAELEELDHTVSMQYGLTRDSPP is encoded by the exons GTGTTCAGAATGCCAGGATTCCCTCACCAACTGGTACTACGAGAAGGATGGGAAGCTTTATTGCCACAAGGACTACTGGGGGAAGTTTGGGGAGTTCTGCCATGGGTGCTCTCTGCTGATGACAGGGCCCGTAATG GTGGCCGGGGAGTTCAAGTACCACCCAGAGTGCTTTGCCTGCATGAGCTGCAAGGTGATCATCGAGGATGGGGACGCATATGCCCTGGTGCAGCACGCCACCCTCTACTG TGGGAAGTGCCACAATGAGGTGGTGCTGGCACCCATGTTTGAGAGGCTCTCCACGGAGTCTGTTCAGGACCAGCTGCCCTACTCCGTGACACACATCTCCATGCCAGCCACCACTGAGGGCAGGCGGGGCTTCTCCGTGTCCGTGGAGAGTGGCTGCTCCAACTACGCCACCACTGTGCAAGTAAAAGA GGTCAACCGGATGCACATCAGTCCCAACAACCGCAACGCCATCCACCCTGGGGACCGCATCCTGGAGATCAATGGGACCCCCGTCCGCACACTCCGAGTGGAGGAG GTAGAGGATGCAATTAGCCAGACCAGCCAGACGCTCCAGCTCTTGATTGAACACGACCCCGTCTCCCAGCGCCTGGACCACCTGCGGCTGGATGCCCGGCTCTCTCCCCACATGCAGAACACCAGACACTCCCATACCCTCAGCACCCTGGACACCAAGGAGAATTTGGAAGGGACGCTGAGGAGACGTTCTCTGAG GCGCAGTAACAGCATATCCAAGTCCCCTGGCCCCAGCTCCCCAAAGGAGCCCCTGCTGCTTAGCCGTGACATTAGCCGCTCAGAATCCCTCCGCTGTTCCAGCAGCTACTCACAGCAGATCTTCCGGCCATGTGACCTGATCCACGGGGAGGTCCTGGGGAAGGGCTTCTTTGGGCAGGCCATCAAG GTGACGCACAAAGCCACGGGCAAAGTGATGGTCATGAAGGAGTTAATTCGGTGTGACGAGGAGACACAGAAGACTTTCCTGACTGAG gtgaAGGTGATGCGCAGCCTGGACCACCCCAATGTGCTCAAGTTCATTGGCGTGCTGTACAAGGACAAGAAGCTGAACTTGCTGACAGAGTACATTGAGGGGGGCACGCTGAAGGACTTTCTGCGCAGTGTG GACCCGTTCCCCTGGCAGCAGAAGGTCAGCTTTGCCAAAGGCATCGCCTCTGGAATG GCCTATTTGCATTCCATGTGTATCATCcaccgggatctgaactcacacAACTGCCTCATCAAACTG GACAAGACCGTGGTGGTGGCAGACTTTGGGCTGTCACGGCTCATAGTCGAGGAGAGGAAAAGGCCCCCAGTGGAGAAGGCCACCACCAAGAAACGTACCTTGCGCAAGAACGACCGTAAGAAGCGCTACACGGTGGTGGGAAACCCCTACTGGATGGCCCCTGAGATGCTGAACG GAAAGAGCTACGATGAGACAGTGGATGTCTTCTCTTTTGGGATCGTTCTCTGCGAG ATCATTGGGCAGGTGTATGCAGATCCTGATTGCCTGCCCCGAACACTGGACTTTGGCCTCAACGTGAAGCTTTTCTGGGAGAAGTTTGTCCCCACAGACTGCCCCCCAGCCTTCTTCCCCCTGGCTGCCATCTGCTGCAAACTGGAGCCTGAGAGCAG ACCGGCGTTCTCAAAACTGGAGGACTCCTTTGAGGCCCTCTCCCTGTACCTTGGAGAGCTGGGCATCCCACTGCCTgcagagctggaggagctggaccACACTGTGAGCATGCAGTATGGCCTGACCCGGGACTCACCCCCCTaa
- the LIMK2 gene encoding LIM domain kinase 2 isoform X5 — MTGPVMVAGEFKYHPECFACMSCKVIIEDGDAYALVQHATLYCGKCHNEVVLAPMFERLSTESVQDQLPYSVTHISMPATTEGRRGFSVSVESGCSNYATTVQVKEVNRMHISPNNRNAIHPGDRILEINGTPVRTLRVEEVEDAISQTSQTLQLLIEHDPVSQRLDHLRLDARLSPHMQNTRHSHTLSTLDTKENLEGTLRRRSLRRSNSISKSPGPSSPKEPLLLSRDISRSESLRCSSSYSQQIFRPCDLIHGEVLGKGFFGQAIKVTHKATGKVMVMKELIRCDEETQKTFLTEVKVMRSLDHPNVLKFIGVLYKDKKLNLLTEYIEGGTLKDFLRSVDPFPWQQKVSFAKGIASGMAYLHSMCIIHRDLNSHNCLIKLDKTVVVADFGLSRLIVEERKRPPVEKATTKKRTLRKNDRKKRYTVVGNPYWMAPEMLNGKSYDETVDVFSFGIVLCEIIGQVYADPDCLPRTLDFGLNVKLFWEKFVPTDCPPAFFPLAAICCKLEPESRPAFSKLEDSFEALSLYLGELGIPLPAELEELDHTVSMQYGLTRDSPP, encoded by the exons ATGACAGGGCCCGTAATG GTGGCCGGGGAGTTCAAGTACCACCCAGAGTGCTTTGCCTGCATGAGCTGCAAGGTGATCATCGAGGATGGGGACGCATATGCCCTGGTGCAGCACGCCACCCTCTACTG TGGGAAGTGCCACAATGAGGTGGTGCTGGCACCCATGTTTGAGAGGCTCTCCACGGAGTCTGTTCAGGACCAGCTGCCCTACTCCGTGACACACATCTCCATGCCAGCCACCACTGAGGGCAGGCGGGGCTTCTCCGTGTCCGTGGAGAGTGGCTGCTCCAACTACGCCACCACTGTGCAAGTAAAAGA GGTCAACCGGATGCACATCAGTCCCAACAACCGCAACGCCATCCACCCTGGGGACCGCATCCTGGAGATCAATGGGACCCCCGTCCGCACACTCCGAGTGGAGGAG GTAGAGGATGCAATTAGCCAGACCAGCCAGACGCTCCAGCTCTTGATTGAACACGACCCCGTCTCCCAGCGCCTGGACCACCTGCGGCTGGATGCCCGGCTCTCTCCCCACATGCAGAACACCAGACACTCCCATACCCTCAGCACCCTGGACACCAAGGAGAATTTGGAAGGGACGCTGAGGAGACGTTCTCTGAG GCGCAGTAACAGCATATCCAAGTCCCCTGGCCCCAGCTCCCCAAAGGAGCCCCTGCTGCTTAGCCGTGACATTAGCCGCTCAGAATCCCTCCGCTGTTCCAGCAGCTACTCACAGCAGATCTTCCGGCCATGTGACCTGATCCACGGGGAGGTCCTGGGGAAGGGCTTCTTTGGGCAGGCCATCAAG GTGACGCACAAAGCCACGGGCAAAGTGATGGTCATGAAGGAGTTAATTCGGTGTGACGAGGAGACACAGAAGACTTTCCTGACTGAG gtgaAGGTGATGCGCAGCCTGGACCACCCCAATGTGCTCAAGTTCATTGGCGTGCTGTACAAGGACAAGAAGCTGAACTTGCTGACAGAGTACATTGAGGGGGGCACGCTGAAGGACTTTCTGCGCAGTGTG GACCCGTTCCCCTGGCAGCAGAAGGTCAGCTTTGCCAAAGGCATCGCCTCTGGAATG GCCTATTTGCATTCCATGTGTATCATCcaccgggatctgaactcacacAACTGCCTCATCAAACTG GACAAGACCGTGGTGGTGGCAGACTTTGGGCTGTCACGGCTCATAGTCGAGGAGAGGAAAAGGCCCCCAGTGGAGAAGGCCACCACCAAGAAACGTACCTTGCGCAAGAACGACCGTAAGAAGCGCTACACGGTGGTGGGAAACCCCTACTGGATGGCCCCTGAGATGCTGAACG GAAAGAGCTACGATGAGACAGTGGATGTCTTCTCTTTTGGGATCGTTCTCTGCGAG ATCATTGGGCAGGTGTATGCAGATCCTGATTGCCTGCCCCGAACACTGGACTTTGGCCTCAACGTGAAGCTTTTCTGGGAGAAGTTTGTCCCCACAGACTGCCCCCCAGCCTTCTTCCCCCTGGCTGCCATCTGCTGCAAACTGGAGCCTGAGAGCAG ACCGGCGTTCTCAAAACTGGAGGACTCCTTTGAGGCCCTCTCCCTGTACCTTGGAGAGCTGGGCATCCCACTGCCTgcagagctggaggagctggaccACACTGTGAGCATGCAGTATGGCCTGACCCGGGACTCACCCCCCTaa
- the LIMK2 gene encoding LIM domain kinase 2 isoform X4 yields MASENLRCSECQDSLTNWYYEKDGKLYCHKDYWGKFGEFCHGCSLLMTGPVMVAGEFKYHPECFACMSCKVIIEDGDAYALVQHATLYCGKCHNEVVLAPMFERLSTESVQDQLPYSVTHISMPATTEGRRGFSVSVESGCSNYATTVQVKEVNRMHISPNNRNAIHPGDRILEINGTPVRTLRVEEVEDAISQTSQTLQLLIEHDPVSQRLDHLRLDARLSPHMQNTRHSHTLSTLDTKENLEGTLRRRSLRRSNSISKSPGPSSPKEPLLLSRDISRSESLRCSSSYSQQIFRPCDLIHGEVLGKGFFGQAIKVTHKATGKVMVMKELIRCDEETQKTFLTEVKVMRSLDHPNVLKFIGVLYKDKKLNLLTEYIEGGTLKDFLRSVDPFPWQQKVSFAKGIASGMAYLHSMCIIHRDLNSHNCLIKLDKTVVVADFGLSRLIVEERKRPPVEKATTKKRTLRKNDRKKRYTVVGNPYWMAPEMLNGKSYDETVDVFSFGIVLCEIIGQVYADPDCLPRTLDFGLNVKLFWEKFVPTDCPPAFFPLAAICCKLEPESRPAFSKLEDSFEALSLYLGELGIPLPAELEELDHTVSMQYGLTRDSPP; encoded by the exons ATGGCCTCTGAGAATCTgag GTGTTCAGAATGCCAGGATTCCCTCACCAACTGGTACTACGAGAAGGATGGGAAGCTTTATTGCCACAAGGACTACTGGGGGAAGTTTGGGGAGTTCTGCCATGGGTGCTCTCTGCTGATGACAGGGCCCGTAATG GTGGCCGGGGAGTTCAAGTACCACCCAGAGTGCTTTGCCTGCATGAGCTGCAAGGTGATCATCGAGGATGGGGACGCATATGCCCTGGTGCAGCACGCCACCCTCTACTG TGGGAAGTGCCACAATGAGGTGGTGCTGGCACCCATGTTTGAGAGGCTCTCCACGGAGTCTGTTCAGGACCAGCTGCCCTACTCCGTGACACACATCTCCATGCCAGCCACCACTGAGGGCAGGCGGGGCTTCTCCGTGTCCGTGGAGAGTGGCTGCTCCAACTACGCCACCACTGTGCAAGTAAAAGA GGTCAACCGGATGCACATCAGTCCCAACAACCGCAACGCCATCCACCCTGGGGACCGCATCCTGGAGATCAATGGGACCCCCGTCCGCACACTCCGAGTGGAGGAG GTAGAGGATGCAATTAGCCAGACCAGCCAGACGCTCCAGCTCTTGATTGAACACGACCCCGTCTCCCAGCGCCTGGACCACCTGCGGCTGGATGCCCGGCTCTCTCCCCACATGCAGAACACCAGACACTCCCATACCCTCAGCACCCTGGACACCAAGGAGAATTTGGAAGGGACGCTGAGGAGACGTTCTCTGAG GCGCAGTAACAGCATATCCAAGTCCCCTGGCCCCAGCTCCCCAAAGGAGCCCCTGCTGCTTAGCCGTGACATTAGCCGCTCAGAATCCCTCCGCTGTTCCAGCAGCTACTCACAGCAGATCTTCCGGCCATGTGACCTGATCCACGGGGAGGTCCTGGGGAAGGGCTTCTTTGGGCAGGCCATCAAG GTGACGCACAAAGCCACGGGCAAAGTGATGGTCATGAAGGAGTTAATTCGGTGTGACGAGGAGACACAGAAGACTTTCCTGACTGAG gtgaAGGTGATGCGCAGCCTGGACCACCCCAATGTGCTCAAGTTCATTGGCGTGCTGTACAAGGACAAGAAGCTGAACTTGCTGACAGAGTACATTGAGGGGGGCACGCTGAAGGACTTTCTGCGCAGTGTG GACCCGTTCCCCTGGCAGCAGAAGGTCAGCTTTGCCAAAGGCATCGCCTCTGGAATG GCCTATTTGCATTCCATGTGTATCATCcaccgggatctgaactcacacAACTGCCTCATCAAACTG GACAAGACCGTGGTGGTGGCAGACTTTGGGCTGTCACGGCTCATAGTCGAGGAGAGGAAAAGGCCCCCAGTGGAGAAGGCCACCACCAAGAAACGTACCTTGCGCAAGAACGACCGTAAGAAGCGCTACACGGTGGTGGGAAACCCCTACTGGATGGCCCCTGAGATGCTGAACG GAAAGAGCTACGATGAGACAGTGGATGTCTTCTCTTTTGGGATCGTTCTCTGCGAG ATCATTGGGCAGGTGTATGCAGATCCTGATTGCCTGCCCCGAACACTGGACTTTGGCCTCAACGTGAAGCTTTTCTGGGAGAAGTTTGTCCCCACAGACTGCCCCCCAGCCTTCTTCCCCCTGGCTGCCATCTGCTGCAAACTGGAGCCTGAGAGCAG ACCGGCGTTCTCAAAACTGGAGGACTCCTTTGAGGCCCTCTCCCTGTACCTTGGAGAGCTGGGCATCCCACTGCCTgcagagctggaggagctggaccACACTGTGAGCATGCAGTATGGCCTGACCCGGGACTCACCCCCCTaa